In the genome of Leptospira saintgironsiae, one region contains:
- a CDS encoding DUF2442 domain-containing protein, with amino-acid sequence MISSVSEAKAQKIWFDEDNLWISLYDGRTLSVPLAYFPRLRKASKEQLQKFEISGGGIGLHWDDIDEDISVPGLLLGNGDLTQHNKIA; translated from the coding sequence ATGATTTCTTCGGTATCTGAAGCAAAGGCCCAAAAGATTTGGTTTGATGAAGATAATCTTTGGATATCTCTATATGATGGCAGAACTTTATCAGTCCCTCTCGCATACTTTCCTAGATTAAGAAAAGCTAGTAAAGAGCAACTTCAAAAGTTTGAAATTAGCGGGGGAGGGATAGGGCTTCATTGGGATGATATCGATGAAGATATTAGTGTCCCTGGCTTACTTCTCGGTAATGGTGATCTTACCCAACATAATAAGATTGCATAA
- a CDS encoding DUF4160 domain-containing protein, which translates to MPKVFERNGFKFFFFANEGNPREPVHIHVRKGEKLAKFWLKPNVLLDDNYGFSSKELNWIEEEIEKNLDIIQGKWNDFFGI; encoded by the coding sequence ATGCCTAAGGTTTTCGAGAGAAATGGATTTAAATTCTTCTTTTTTGCGAATGAGGGAAATCCGAGAGAACCAGTTCACATTCATGTAAGAAAGGGAGAGAAATTAGCTAAATTCTGGTTAAAGCCAAATGTTTTATTGGATGATAATTACGGATTCAGTTCAAAAGAGTTAAATTGGATTGAAGAAGAGATTGAAAAGAATTTAGATATAATTCAAGGTAAATGGAATGATTTCTTCGGTATCTGA